From the Oryza glaberrima chromosome 5, OglaRS2, whole genome shotgun sequence genome, one window contains:
- the LOC127775209 gene encoding uncharacterized protein LOC127775209 isoform X2, whose product MAQPSLLSEYDLGGEGDLFKAPEPIIEEPVLSLDPVAAAISMMSGSENVMDETIEVADISDIQNDSLLSEVLYECEKELMEKSAIEETISELLDVKIPMLQVEEFPRETQVQLPAMEKEKPSVPECCSLQKSVSSGCLNSADWINGPARPNFLDFQGLDFETAFGLRRAYSEGDIQNLGASTPRPGNSGNAPLASCERLVTISDLKSEERKQKLSRYRKKKVKRNFGRKIKYACRKALADSQPRVRGRFAKIEEGDLLKPRK is encoded by the exons ATGGCACAACCATCCTTGCTATCAGAGTATGACCTTGGAGGGGAAGGGGACCTGTTCAAAGCTCCTGAACCCATCATTGAAGAACCAGTGCTTAGCCTTGATCCAGTTGCAGCAGCCATTTCGATGATGTCTGGCAGTGAGAACGTAATGGATGAAACTATAGAGGTTGCAGATATCAGCGACATTCAGAATGACTCTCTTTTAAGCGAAGTATTATACGAGTGCGAGAAGGAACTCATGGAGAAGTCCGCAATCGAAGAGACTATTTCTGAACTGCTGGACGTCAAGATTCCTATGCTGCAAGTGGAAGAGTTCCCTAGGGAAACCCAAGTACAACTCCCGGccatggagaaggagaagccATCAGTTCCTGAATGTTGTTCACTCCAGAAAAGTGTCAGTTCTGGGTGCCTCAACTCAGCTGATTGGATCAATGGACCAGCCAGGCCAAACTTCCTGGACTTCCAAGGATTGGACTTTGAGACAGCGTTTGGGTTGAGGAGGGCATACAGCGAAGGAGACATTCAG AATCTTGGAGCTAGCACCCCTCGACCCGGGAACTCAGGAAACGCTCCATTAGCATCTTGCGAGAGGCTTGTAACCATCAGTGACCTGAAATCTGAAGAAAGGAAGCAGAAGCTATCTAGGTACAGAAAGAAGAAGGTGAAGAGAAACTTTGGCAGAAAGATCAag TATGCTTGCAGGAAGGCTCTTGCAGACAGCCAGCCAAGAGTGCGAGGGAGGTTTGCCAAGATCGAAGAAGGCGACCTGCTCAAGCCAAGGAAGTAG
- the LOC127775209 gene encoding uncharacterized protein LOC127775209 isoform X1 encodes MYAAMYPETFGFSAYPQQQQPPPDAASCIYTTALPLIADPPDILGNMAQPSLLSEYDLGGEGDLFKAPEPIIEEPVLSLDPVAAAISMMSGSENVMDETIEVADISDIQNDSLLSEVLYECEKELMEKSAIEETISELLDVKIPMLQVEEFPRETQVQLPAMEKEKPSVPECCSLQKSVSSGCLNSADWINGPARPNFLDFQGLDFETAFGLRRAYSEGDIQNLGASTPRPGNSGNAPLASCERLVTISDLKSEERKQKLSRYRKKKVKRNFGRKIKYACRKALADSQPRVRGRFAKIEEGDLLKPRK; translated from the exons ATGTACGCCGCCATGTACCCGGAGACCTTCGGCTTCTCTGCTTacccccagcagcagcagccgccgcccgacgccgcctcctGCATCTACACCACCGCCTTGCCGCTCATCGCCGACCCGCCTGACATCCTC GGAAACATGGCACAACCATCCTTGCTATCAGAGTATGACCTTGGAGGGGAAGGGGACCTGTTCAAAGCTCCTGAACCCATCATTGAAGAACCAGTGCTTAGCCTTGATCCAGTTGCAGCAGCCATTTCGATGATGTCTGGCAGTGAGAACGTAATGGATGAAACTATAGAGGTTGCAGATATCAGCGACATTCAGAATGACTCTCTTTTAAGCGAAGTATTATACGAGTGCGAGAAGGAACTCATGGAGAAGTCCGCAATCGAAGAGACTATTTCTGAACTGCTGGACGTCAAGATTCCTATGCTGCAAGTGGAAGAGTTCCCTAGGGAAACCCAAGTACAACTCCCGGccatggagaaggagaagccATCAGTTCCTGAATGTTGTTCACTCCAGAAAAGTGTCAGTTCTGGGTGCCTCAACTCAGCTGATTGGATCAATGGACCAGCCAGGCCAAACTTCCTGGACTTCCAAGGATTGGACTTTGAGACAGCGTTTGGGTTGAGGAGGGCATACAGCGAAGGAGACATTCAG AATCTTGGAGCTAGCACCCCTCGACCCGGGAACTCAGGAAACGCTCCATTAGCATCTTGCGAGAGGCTTGTAACCATCAGTGACCTGAAATCTGAAGAAAGGAAGCAGAAGCTATCTAGGTACAGAAAGAAGAAGGTGAAGAGAAACTTTGGCAGAAAGATCAag TATGCTTGCAGGAAGGCTCTTGCAGACAGCCAGCCAAGAGTGCGAGGGAGGTTTGCCAAGATCGAAGAAGGCGACCTGCTCAAGCCAAGGAAGTAG
- the LOC127774666 gene encoding pathogenesis-related protein PR-1-like translates to MMAASAGLGVVVVALVVVVYLILLIRPAASFRVNVGVGIGGGIGIGNQNQNQDQNQYQNQKPYYDDSNNNNNYDEGEGEGGDDQEEGPEAAAPVGPGQSFTGGRGTYKYMAHEFLDAHNKVRAQYGLQPLKWSNKLARYARRWSAARRFDCVMMHSPESPYGENVFWGTGWGWRATDAVKSWAGESSVYDWRGQSCNPGQMCGHFTQIVWNDTKLVGCGRSECVAGGVFITCSYDPPGNWKGEVPLT, encoded by the coding sequence ATGATGGCCGCATCTGCAGGTCTAGGCGTCGTGGTGGtggcgctggtggtggtggtgtaccTCATCTTGTTGATCCGGCCGGCTGCTTCATTTCGCGTCAACGTCGGCGTGGGTAttggcggcggcatcggcatcGGCAACCAGAATCAGAACCAGGACCAGAACCAGTACCAGAATCAGAAGCCGTACTATGATGATagcaataacaacaacaattacGATGAGggcgagggggagggcggcgatgaTCAGGAGGAGGgtccggaggcggcggcgccggtggggccGGGGCAGTCGTTCACCGGCGGGCGCGGGACGTACAAGTACATGGCGCACGAGTTCCTGGATGCTCACAACAAGGTGCGCGCCCAGTACGGGCTGCAGCCGCTGAAGTGGAGCAACAAGCTGGCCAGGTACGcgcggcggtggtcggcggcgaggcggttcGACTGCGTGATGATGCACTCGCCGGAGTCGCCGTACGGGGAGAACGTGTTCTGGGGGACCGGGTGGGGCTGGCGCGCCACGGACGCCGTCAAGAGCTGGGCCGGCGAGTCCTCCGTCTACGACTGGCGCGGGCAGAGCTGCAACCCGGGGCAGATGTGCGGCCACTTCACCCAGATCGTCTGGAACGACACCAAGCTCGTCGGCTGCGGCCGCTCCGAgtgcgtcgccggcggcgtcttCATCACCTGCTCCTACGACCCGCCGGGCAACTGGAAGGGAGAGGTGCCGCTAACCTAa